In Sorghum bicolor cultivar BTx623 chromosome 8, Sorghum_bicolor_NCBIv3, whole genome shotgun sequence, one genomic interval encodes:
- the LOC8070108 gene encoding putative uridine kinase C227.14, producing MELSSSIASTEAVAQARLLRPPSFRRPGPAGFVTCRSYATRSKLMRQMPPALGTFRPASPHYPSFQDTNSKKRNVPCYQRQQTSQIEAKSMEEVYDTLAEHLLSVLKNIEHLDSKYIVGLAGPPGAGKSTVASEVVRRVNMLWSQKHAKGSGALLPTEEIAAMLPMDGFHLYRAQLDAMEDPKEAHARRGAPWTFNPALFLKCLQTLRTEGSVYAPSFDHGVGDPVEKDIFVKPQHKIVIVEGNYLLLEEDVWTEIRDLFDEKWFIDIDIDVSMQRVLKRHIATGKEPDVAAWRISYNDRPNAELILESRKNADLVIRSVDFSS from the exons ATGGAGTTGTCCAGTTCCATCGCGTCCACGGAGGCGGTGGCGCAGGCGCGGCTGCTCCGGCCGCCGTCATTTCGCCGGCCGGGGCCGGCGG GATTCGTGACTTGTAGGAGTTATGCTACAAGAAGCAAACTGATGAGGCAGATGCCTCCGGCCCTTGGTACCTTCCGGCCTGCGTCTCCTCACTACCCAAGTTTTCAAGACACAAACAGCAAAAAGCGAAAT GTTCCTTGCTATCAGAGACAACAAACCTCACAGATTGAAGCCAA GTCAATGGAGGAGGTATATGACACTTTGGCTGAACACCTTCTTTCTGTCTTGAAGAATATCGAACATCTTGATTCAAA ATACATTGTTGGCCTAGCTGGCCCACCTGGTGCAGGCAAGTCCACAGTTGCCTCTGAAGTTGTTCGACGTGTTAATATGCTTTGGTCCCAGAAGCATGCAAAGGGTAGTGGAGCACTGCTTCCTACCGAGGAAATTGCTGCAATGCTTCCAATGGATGGTTTCCACCTTTATCGTGCCCAACTCGATGCAATGGAG GATCCAAAAGAAGCACATGCAAGAAGAGGAG CACCTTGGACATTCAATCCAGCACTGTTTCTGAAATGTCTACAGACCCTAAGAACAGAG GGTTCAGTTTATGCTCCATCGTTTGATCATGGTGTTGGCGACCCAGTTGAGAAAGACATATTTGTTAAGCCACA GCACAAAATAGTGATAGTTGAAGGGAACTATCTATTGCTGGAAGAAGATGTTTGGACTGAAATTAGGGACTTGTTTGATGAGAAATG GTTCATTGACATTGACATTGATGTCTCCATGCAAAGAGTGCTCAAGAGACATATTGCCACAG GAAAAGAGCCAGATGTAGCAGCATGGCGG ATCTCGTACAACGACCGACCGAATGCAGAGCTTATCCTGGAATCAAGGAAGAATGCTGACCTTGTGATCAGATCAGTGGACTTTTCAAGCTAG
- the LOC8070109 gene encoding auxin-responsive protein IAA30, with protein MATTDLGFEETELRLGLPGGGGEVVGEGRSSVVSSGKRGFAETIDLKLKLEPATPAAVLKAAEADEHQDGVAAAKEDAGCVAAAEEAAVGGKMKRSPSQSSVVTAAAVQADPAEKPRAPKAQVVGWPPVRSFRKNIMSVQSDKGAGGSKDADKSSPAAAAGGGAAFVKVSLDGAPYLRKVDLKMYKSYQELSKALEKMFSSFTIGSCGSQGMNGMNESKLVDLLNGSEYVPTYEDKDGDWMLVGDVPWEMFVESCKRLRIMKGSEAIGLAPRAMEKCKNRS; from the exons ATGGCGACGACGGACCTGGGGTTCGAGGAGACGGAGCTCCGTCTGGGCCTGCCCGGCGGCGGGGGAGAGGTGGTCGGCGAAGGGAGGAGCTCTGTCGTCTCCTCCGGGAAGAGGGGCTTCGCAGAGACCATCGACCTCAAGCTGAAGCTGGAGCCGGCGACTCCCGCGGCCGTATTgaaggcggcggaggcggacgaGCATCAGGACGGTGTTGCCGCCGCCAAGGAAGACGCCGGCTGCGTGGCCGCCGCGGAGGAGGCCGCCGTCGGCGGGAAGATGAAGAGGTCCCCGAGCCAGAGCAGCGtcgtcaccgccgccgccgtgcaggCTGACCCCGCCGAGAAGCCGCGCGCCCCCAA GGCTCAGGTGGTGGGATGGCCACCGGTCCGGTCGTTCCGGAAGAACATCATGTCCGTGCAGTCCGACAAGGGCGCCGGCGGCAgcaaagacgccgacaagtcctcgccggcggcggcagctgGCGGTGGTGCGGCGTTCGTGAAGGTGAGCTTGGACGGCGCGCCGTACCTGCGCAAGGTGGACCTCAAGATGTACAAGAGCTACCAGGAGCTGTCCAAGGCGCTCGAGAAGATGTTCAGCTCCTTCACCATTG GAAGCTGTGGGTCTCAAGGGATGAACGGCATGAACGAGAGCAAGCTGGTGGATCTGCTCAACGGCTCCGAGTACGTGCCGACCTACGAGGACAAGGACGGCGACTGGATGCTCGTCGGCGACGTGCCGTGGGA GATGTTCGTCGAGTCATGCAAGCGCCTTCGGATCATGAAAGGATCAGAAGCCATTGGCCTCG CACCAAGGGCCATGGAGAAATGCAAGAACAGAAGCTGA
- the LOC8076648 gene encoding auxin-responsive protein IAA31, producing the protein MEVAAASAAASFGLKAADDVDNLRATELRLGLPGTEEEPQQVHKATAAAAAVELPLLPAATTPPAPSTPRGKKRDVVGSGNEDAPKKRDGNADAAPPAAKAQVVGWPPVRSYRKSCFQQQQQQAAAKSKPAPAAPAEEAPATGLFVKVSMDGAPYLRKVDLKMYKGYRELREALEAMFLCFSGSGGSADAPAVNPSDFAVTYEDKDGDLMLVGDVPFDMFISTCKRLRIMKGSEARGLGSVKNN; encoded by the exons ATGGAGGTCGCCGCAGCATCAGCAGCAGCGAGCTTCGGCTTGAAGGCCGCCGACGACGTGGACAACCTCAGGGCCACGGAGCTCAGGCTCGGCCTGCCAGGCACGGAGGAGGAGCCCCAGCAGGTCCAcaaggcgacggcggcggcggcggcggtggagctgccgctgctgccggccgcgacgacgccgccggcgccgtcTACGCCTAGGGGCAAGAAGCGCGACGTCGTCGGAAGCGGGAACGAGGACGCGCCCAAGAAGCGCGACGGCAACGCCGACgccgcgccgcccgccgccAA GGCTCAGGTGGTGGGATGGCCGCCGGTGAGGTCGTACAGGAAGAGCTGcttccagcagcagcagcagcaggcggcggCCAAGAGCAAGCCCGCGCCAGCGGCGCCGGCGGAGGAGGCCCCGGCGACCGGGCTGTTCGTGAAGGTGAGCATGGACGGCGCCCCCTACCTCAGGAAGGTGGACCTCAAGATGTACAAGGGCTACCGCGAGCTCCGGGAGGCGCTGGAGGCCATGTTCCTCTGCTTCTCCGGGTCCGGCGGATCCGCCGACGCGCCCGCCGTCAACCCCTCCGACTTCGCCGTCACCTACGAGGACAAGGACGGCGACCTCATGCTCGTCGGCGACGTGCCCTTCGA CATGTTCATCAGCACCTGCAAGAGGCTGAGGATCATGAAGGGATCTGAAGCCAGAGGACTCGGATCAGTCAAGAACAACTGA